The following DNA comes from Sulfuriferula thiophila.
CTGTTGCCACATTGACGACTACCCCGACTAATGCGACCCAGACCATGATGGGTTCGTTCACTGCCATCGGTTCGGTAAAACGGCGGATGGCTTCCCAGGAGATACCGCCGACTGCAATAAGCAGCAGCATGGCGTTCGCGAGTGCCGCAAGGATGGTGGTGCTGCGCAGCCCATAGGTAAATCGCGGTGAAGGCAGGCGGCGTGCCAGGACCATGGCCCCCCAGGCGGCAATCAGGCCGATCACATCGCTGAAGTTATGCCCTGCATCCGCCAGCAAAGATAAGGAATCGGCGTAAATGCCAAAGCCGATTTCGATGATGACAAAGGTCAGGTTAAGCGCGATGCCTACTGCAAATGCGCGGCTGGTGGTATCGACATTGCTGTGATCGTGGTGATGAGCGTGTCCATGATGATGTTCATGATCATTGGAGTGGTGTTCATGGTGGTCGTGCTTTGCGCTCATCAGGTTGTTTTCCAGTTACTAATATCAGGTTAGCCAGCTATCAATTTTTTTGCGATCCGGTACGCCGCCGGCGTGAACCACTATGCCATCGATTACTACGCCCGGGGTGGACATTACGCCGTAGCCCAGAATGTCGGCGATGGATTCGACTTTTTCCAATTGTATCTCAACACCCTTTGCCTGGGCGGCTTCATCGATGAGTTTGAGGGTGGTTTTGCAGTTTGTGCAGCCCGTGCCAAGTACTTTGATGTTTTTCATGACGGTTCCTTTGGGTAATTGATGGCAGTGGGCGAGATAGTATGTCCGAACACTGCCAGCCTTTATGCCTATTCTAGCAGCAGGATTTGCCGCCTGGAGTAGGAGTGCAGCATGCTTCGGCTACCGGGATATTCAGCGGTTTTGCATGCGTTGAGGCGCTCTCCATTTTGGCGGTAAGCGCTTCATCAAAACGTGCATCGAGTTTTTGTCCGGCTTCATCGCGGATATGGCGGGCGATTTCTACTACCAGGTCGATTTGTTCCTTGGTAACGCCGAACTGCTCGAGTTTGTCGAGTTGGCAGAGACCTTGTCTGGGATGATTGGCAGCAATATTAGCAGCTAACGATACCAGGGACACGATAGAGGGGTGCAGGATTGCTTGAGCCATTTTGCGTTCCTTTCCTTATTTACTGCAGCAGGCGGCTTTTTTGCCATTGCCCATGATGATGCCAGCAGGACAAAACCCGGTAAAAGTGGCTTGAAATGCCATGATGCTGGCAAACGCGGCTATCCATAAGAAGCTGGGGTGTAGCAAGTCGAACTGACCAGAGAAGTGCGTTGCAGCCAGTGAAATCATTACCATTACAGACATCATGCGCATCATGCGATTGCCTTTCATTGTGAATCTCCTATTTGATAAAGTTAGTTAAAGCACTGCGTTAAACACATAGCCGACAAGCAAAATGCCTGTTGACACCACGCCTACAAAAGTTGCGATCAATGCTGGTTTGAGCACTTTGCGCAGGATGATCATCTCCGGAAATGACAGGGCGGTGACGCTCATCATGAATGCCAGCACTGTGCCCAAAGCGGCACCCTTGCCGAGCAAAGCCTGTACTACCGGGATAATGCCGGCAGCATTGGAGTACATCGGCACGCCGATCAGTACTGCCGCAGGCACAGACCACCAGGCATCTTTGCCCATGATACTCGCCATGAAGTTTTGTGGCACATAACCATGGATACCGGCGCCGACTGCCACGCCAAGCACGATATATGGCCAGACTTTACCGACGATGTCTTTGACATGATGCATGCCTGCCTGGAATCGTTCCGGCCAGGTTTGCGGGTGATCCAGATTGGCGATAACGGCACCGCCTCTGGCCTGTATGGCTTGCACCCAGTCTTCCAGATGGTTTTCCATATTGAGCTTGCCGATGATCAATCCGGCGGTGATGGCGACGGTAAGGCCTAAGCCCATATACAGCAATGCAATCTTCCAGCCAAATAAGCCGAACAACAAGCCTAGCGCGACTTCGTTGACCATCGGTGCCGAGATCAGGAATGAGAATGTTACGCCGAGTGGTACGCCAGCCTGCAAAAAACCGATAAACAGCGGTACGGCCGAGCAGGAACAAAACGGTGTGACAATACCCAGGCTGGCGGCCATGATGTTGCCTATACCCAGGCGTTTGCCAGCGAGTAATTGGCGTGTGCGTTCAGGTGCGACGAACGTTTGAATGACACCCATCACAAACACAATGAGGGTCAGCAGCAGCAAAACTTTGGGTGTTTCAAACAGAAAAAAGTTGAGCGCCTGCCCCAGATGCGATTCAGTCGCTATACCCGTGAAGGACATGGCGTAATCGGCAGCGCCTTGCAACTGGCTGTATGTCCAAATCCAGATTGCCAGGCCGAGCACAACACCTGCCAACCATTTAGCGGTTGAACTGCTATTGTCAGTGTGTTGATCTAAAGTATCCACGCCAGTGCTCCTGAAATATATGTTTTGCCGAATAAAATGCTCATTTTGCAGCGCAGCACGTGCTGTTGATTGGGCTGGCTGAAGCGTCCAGCGTCAGTCCTACTGACATCTGCGCCAAAATTATTTGCGCCCAGCACGGTAGATCCGGGTTGATGCTGTAGTGTATCCAGGTTCCTCTACGTTGCGAGCTAACCAGTCCAGCCTCGCGTAATACCGCCAGGTGCCGTGATACCTTGGGTTGCGATATATCCAGCGTGCCATACAGGTGGCAAACGCATGATTCGCCACTGTGCAATAGCTGAGCCAGGATCTGACGGCGTGTTGCATCGGCAAGTGTTGCAAATAGAGTGTCTATATCAAGCATGCGTTCAATATATATGTATTGGTGAATATATGTCAAGGCGCATATTGAATTATGTGTGAACTATGTTTAGTATTCAGGTCTTTGATATATCACTTGGAAAAATCATGTCAGACATCACCATCTACCACAATCCAGCCTGTGGTACCTCGCGTAACGTGCTTGCCATCATCCGTAATACTGGCGAAGAGCCCAATGTCATTGCTTATCTGGAAACACCGCCCAGCCGGGATAAACTTGAGGTGCTCATCAAGGCTATGGGGATGCCAGTGCGCGATCTGTTGCGGCGCAAAGGGACACCCTACGATGAGCTGAATCTGGACGACACCAAATGGAATGATGATGAATTGATCGATTTTATGCTGGCACACCCTATCCTGATTAACCGGCCCATCGTAGTTACGCCGCTTGGAACCCGGTTGTGCCGGCCTTCTGAAGTAGTGCTGGAGTTATTGACCTTGCCGCAACTGGGGCCAATTTCCAAGGAAGACGGCGAGGTAATCGTTGCTAAAACAGGTGACTGACTTCCAGGCGCCGAACTTGTTGTAGTGCGAGCGAACGTACTGGATGCAAGGTGCATGAATGGTTGCGTTGCTCATGCACAAAATTCGCGTATTATGGGGACAGTGGTATGAAATAAAGCATGTTTCGGTGATTTCATCTTGAATCGGGGATAGCATGCAAAATATGGTTTCGATTAGCGTTTGTTGCCGACAAATTTTGTCATGTCTTGTTTTGGTTTGCACTGCTGTTGGATCTGCTTCCGCTGGTTCGTTCGAACCCATCCCCGTCTATTCAATTTACCCTCCGGTTAAACCGAATGGATCAGCGGATGATGCCTTGGCCAGTGGCCGCGTAGTTAACGACAGCTACGTCATGGCAGCGCATGCCAGTAAGCCCTGGCGCATCGCATTCCTGTTTCCGCATATGAAGGATCCGTATTGGGTTGGTTGTAGTTATGGGGTCATTAGTGAAGCCAAGCGGTTAGGCGTCGCAGTGGATATTCTCCCCGCAGACGGTTACACCGATCTGGTTGGGCAATTGCGCAAGATGGATGAGGCGATTGCTGCAAAATATGATGCCATTGTTATTTCCCCGATCAGTCACACCGCCAACAACGCTTCCATTGCCAAAGCGCGCTCATTGGGTATACCTGTGTTTGAGCTGGCGAATGACAGTACCAGCGATGATTTGGCGGTCAAAGTGACCACCTCGTTGATACACATGGGTATTGATGCTACGCAATGGGTTATTCGCGATGCACAACGGCGCGGCTTGAAGTCTATCAATATTGCATTGTTACCTGGCCCTGCAGGTGCTGGTTGGGTTGTTGGTGAGGTAGAGGGTACCCGTGAAGCGGCGCGTAAAGCGGCAATCAATGTGAATATTGTTGATATTACATATGGCGATAGTGACCTGATCGGACAGACACAATTAGCGGCGCAGTTACTTGCCAAACACGGTAATCATCTTGATTACATTCTGGGTTGTAGCGGTTGCGCACCTGCTGCAATCTTGCCAATAAAAGAGGCAGGGCTGGAAGGGAAGGTCAGGGTGGTTGCCTATGATCTGACCGGAGATATTGCCAATTTTATCCAAAAGGGTGAAATCGTTGCCGCTGCGGATACGAAAGCTGTCAGCCAGGCACGGGTAAGCGTTGATACAGTAGTGAATTTTCTGGAAGGAAGAACCAAGGCAACGCCGAATACCATACTGATTAAATTGGGTCTGGTTGACAAGCGCAACTATGCAACTTATAAGTTCGACACGTCTATAGCCCCCAAGGACTATGTGCCTGTCCTGTCATATTCCCCGGAAACGCTTAAGTAATGCTTGCGCAGTGCTGACTCATCGGGTAGTGTGAATCTTCGTGATGATCGCGTAGTAATGCCGGTGCCTGCTGAATCAGTGCAGCGCTCACCATCCCAGTAAAGGCAGCGCAAACATGAAAATGATGCGGCTCAGAGACAAGATTCTGCTCGGTGCGGTTGCTATCAGTATCGTGGTGGCGCTTGCTTCCATGCTCGCCGTTTCCTGGGTCATCAGTCAGCAGTATCAGGATCAATCCCATGCGCTGTTAAGTAAATCCTCAGTCGTTATCAACGATAGTCTGGATGATCGCAAAACTAATGTGCTGACTGCATCACGCCAGTTGGCCATGCAAAAAAACCTCGGATCAACTATTTGGTACCTGACCCAATATTCGCGTTTGGAATTTGATCACGAAACCATGTTTAATAGTTACCAGCAACTGGTAAACGATACTTACAAAATCGCCAGGGTAGCTATGCTTTCCAGAATAACTATCTATGATTCTGCAGGTAGGCTGGTGTCATTTGCTCAGTTGGGCGGTGGCAGCGGGCGTGTCGGCTTTGTGGATAATGGGTCTGTTCCTTCTTTTTGGGTCGCTCTGCTAAAAGAAAATGAGGAGTTAAGTCGCCCAAAACTGCATACAACCAATGCCATCACCGGGGTCGACTTAACGTTCGGGCAATCGCTGCCGCGACAGGAAGGCGTGCACTATGCTGTTGTGGATGGTTTGCTGGCTATTGAAAGTTATGTTCCCATTATCGGTAACGCGTTTGATCCGCTCACCGGAAAGCAGGTCGCACGACAGCTTGGTCTGGTTGTTGGTGTGCAGTTGCTTGATCAAACCTTTGTTGACTATCTGTCCAAACTGACCGATATAAAGATCAATGTCTTTACCAGGCAAGGCCTTAGCAGTGGGGATGTGGCAGCTTATCAAAAGCCTGACTGGAGTGGCGTGCAGCAAGTTGTTACGGATACGCCTGTCGGCAGGATGGGGCTTAATGAGATAAAAATTGAAGGTCAACATTATTATCAGGGTCTAATTCCTCTGTATAACGGTAAGCGATTAGTAGGCACTATCGCCGAATTGTATTCGAAGGAAATTGTCCGAAAAAATACGTGGGAGATGGTACGGATATTGGGGTTGATAGCCGTAGCCAGCCTGCTATTCATTTTTCCGTTCGCCTGGTATTTCGCGTCATCCATCTCTTACCCACTCACGGCACTAAGTCGGGTTTTTCTCGGTATTGCCAGTGGTAAGCAACCAGATACGTTGCATGAGCTGCTTAGTCGACTGGAAAAAAACAAGAGTCGGCGTGATGAGCTGGGTGATCTCACCCAGAGCTTTATTGCCATGGATGATGCGGTTAACCAGAAAATTCAGCAGATCAATGAGATTAACGCTACGCTCGAACATAAAATCGAGCAGCGTACGCAGGAATTGCGCTTCGCTAACGAGGCATTAACCAAGCTCGCTACGCATGATACATTGACGGAGTTGCCGAACCGCAATCTGCTTCGTGATCGCTTGCAACGTTCGCTTGCTGCCGCCAGACGCGACAATGTGCGCATGGCCCTGATTTTTATTGACCTGGATGAATTCAAGAGCATTAATGATACCCGTGGTCATGCTGTGGGCGATTTGTTGCTGATGGAAGCTGCAAAACGCATGCAGGACTGCATACGTGAATCAGATACCGTTTCGCGTATTGGTGGCGATGAATTTATTGTATTGCTGCCGAATATTGAGGCAGAGCAGGATGTAATGCGGGTGGCGGAAAAAATCCGTTCTGTGCTTAATCAGCCATTTGAGTTGATGGGTGGCAGCTTACACATCTCATCCAGTATCGGAATTGCTATTTGTCCTGAACACGGCAGTGATGAGAGTAGCCTGCTTAAGCATGCTGACACTGCCATGTACTATGCCAAAAAAAGCGGCGGTAATACCGTGACGCTATTTTCGACGGCATTATCAAAAACTGCGGTTGAGATAAATAGATAGCGGTTTGTTTGTATTTTGCAAGTGCCAGCCAGGCTGGGATGCCTGTGTGGCTGGTTTTGATGGGTTACTGACGTCCCGTTAGAAAGCGGGCGGCGTATTGCTACATATCGAAACAGTGCTGTGGTGTGGTATGTAGCTGCCCTAGCGGCGCATCTTTAATCAATAGTTCGGTAATGTCCTGACTGGATATAGGTTTACTGAACAAATAACCCTGAGCTTCATTGCAATTGAGCGTTTGCAGTAAACGATATTGATTGGTTTCCTCAACACCCTCTGCAATCAGATTAAGATTCAATCCTTGCGCCAGAGCACATATCGCCGTGACGATAGATTCGTTGTCTGAGTCTCCTGAAAATGCAGGCATGGCTGTTGATTGTGCGCAGTCGGTTTTCGTTTGCATTATGATAGCTACGTTGAGGCAGACGCACAGGGTAATATGCCACCTGCATTAGGTTGTTATAATAAACTAATTTACTTCGGCTGGGTTTTACAAGGGGCTATTCATGAAGCGTATATCTGTGAGATTTTGTGCCTGCATATTTTTGAGCGCTGGTATGGTCACCGGGGAAGCAAGTGCAGCAGAGGTGCAAGTTGCTGTTGCCTCTAATTTCACTGCGCCGATGAAAATCATTGCCACTGACTTCGAAAAGACTAGCGGCCATAAGGTGGCGCTCTCCTTCGGAGCAACTGGTAAGTTTTATGCGCAGATCAGGAATGGTGCGCCGTTTGATATGCTGCTCGCTGCGGATGATGAAACACCAGCCCGCATGGAGCAGGAGAAATTGGGCGTTACGGGTAGCCGCTTCACTTACGCGATTGGTAAGCTGGTGCTATGGTCGGCCAAGCCTGGTGTGGTGGATGACAAGGGGGCGGTGCTGAAAACAAACAGTTTCGAGCATATTGCGCTGGCCAATCCCAAGTTGGCACCCTATGGTGCAGCGGCTGTTGAGGTGATGACCAAGCTAGGGCTGGTGAGTATGTTAACGCCCAAATTCGTACAGGGTGAGAATATCGCACAGACCTATCAATTCGTAAGTACGGGTAATGCTGAACTGGGATTTGTCGCGTTGTCGCAGGTGTATGAGGATGGCAAGCTCAAGAGTGGCTCGGGCTGGATTATCCCGTCCACAATGCATAGCCCGATTCGTCAGGATGCTCTGCTGCTGATCAACGGCAAAGACAATCCTGCCGCGGCGGCTTTGCTGAAATATCTGAAAAGCGATAAAGCCAAGGCAGTCATCAAGGCGTATGGTTATGATTTGTAATTTCGGAAAATTACGCAATTGATGCTTGATGCAACTGATCTTGGTGCTATCTGGCTAACCCTCAGATTGGCGACGGTGACGACGGTGCTGCTGTTGCTGGTCGGTACGCCTATCGCCTGGTGGCTGGCGCGGACGCGATCGTGGACTAAGGGGCCAGTGGGTGCCTTAGTGGCGCTGCCCATTGTGCTGCCGCCCTCGGTAATTGGTTTTTATCTGTTGCTGGCAATGGGGCCGAATGGTCCTATCGGCCATTTTACCCAGTCATTGGGGCTAGGGATGCTGCCGTTTACGTTTGCCGGCCTGGTGCTGGCGTCCACCTTCTATTCTTTACCCTTTGTGGTGCAGCCGATACAGAATGCCTTTGAAGCGATCGGCGAGCGTCCGCTCGAAGTGGCGGCGACATTGCGTGCTTCGCCGCGGGATACGTTTTTCAGTGTGGTGCTGCCCTTGGCCAAACCGGGTTTTCTGACCGCGACCATACTTGGCTTTGCCCATACTGTTGGTGAATTCGGCGTGGTGCTCATGATAGGTGGCAATATCCCGGATAAAACGCGGGTGGTCTCGGTGCAGATCTATGATCATGTGGAGGCGCTGGAATATACCGAGGCGCATACGTTGGCAGCGATCATGGTGCTGTTTTCATTTGCGGTATTGCTGCTGTTGTATCGATTTAATGCGTCAGGCAGGCCGAAATGATGACGAATCCAGAATCCGGTATACGCGCGCGCTTCCACTTTGAGCGCTCTGGCTTTGCGCTGGATGTCGATCTGGATTTACCGGGCAAAGGGGTGACTGCGTTATTCGGCCATTCCGGTTCCGGTAAAACCACAGTGTTAAGGGCAATAGCTGGGCTGGAACGCGTGGCGGGGGGTTATCTGGCGGTGAATGGCAGTGTCTGGCAGGACGACGCGCGGGGCATTTTCATGCCGACATATCAGCGCCCGATAGGGTATGTGTTTCAGGAAGCCAGTCTGTTTGCGCATTTGAATATACGCCAGAATCTGGAGTTTGGGCAGCAACGGGTGCCGCAACAGCAGAGATGCGTGTCGTTGGATCAGGCTATTGCGCTGCTAGGCATAGGGCATTTGCTGTCGCGCATGCCTGACGCCTTATCTGGCGGCGAACGTCAGCGGGTGGGTATTGCGCGGGCGCTGGCAGTGAGCCCGCAATTATTGTTGATGGATGAGCCTTTAGCCGCGCTCGACTTAAAACTCAAGGGTGAGATATTGCCTTATCTGGAACGATTGCATGATGAGCTGGATATCCCGTTGCTCTATGTGAGTCATGCGCCGGATGAAGTGGCGCGTCTGGCTGATCATCTGGTGTTGCTGGATCATGGGCAGGTACTCGCCAGCGGGGCGCTTTCAGAAACGCTGGCGCGGCTTGATCTGCCGTTAAGTCAGCATGATGACGCCGGCGTGGTGCTGGCGGGTTCGGTGAGCGGATTCGACAGGCAATGGCATTTATGCCAGGTGGGGTTTGTGGGCGGCAATTTGTGGGTACGCGATAACGGCGCAACGCTTAATCAGTCATTGCGTGTGCGTATTCTGGCGCGTGATGTCAGTCTGACCTTGACGCCGCATACCGATGGCAGCATTCTCAATATATTGCCCGCTGTGGTCACCGAGCTTGGTGATGACCAGCATCCGGCATTAACGCTGGTGCGCCTCGATGCTGGTGGTGCGCCATTACTGGCACGGCTCACCCGGCGTTCAGCCGCAGCGCTTGATCTGCATCCGGGCCGGGCAGTATGGGCGCAGATCAAATCGGTAGCATTGTTAGGATAAAGTTTTTTCAGTGCTTAAATGAAACGCCCCGTGCAATTTGATCGGAATGCCGATTGCACGGGGCGATTTGCTGCGTTGGTGCTATTTAGTGAGGTGCGCCGAGTACCTTGCCATCAACGGTTTCGCCATATTTGCAATTCTCGTCGTGATAATCCTTTTTAGTCTGCGCTATGTCACCCTTGAACCGTGGATCTTGTGGGCGTTCATGGGACATGACATAAGTAGCGACGTCCCAGGCCTGCTGGTCAGTAAGCGAATAGCCCTTGGAGAGCGGCATATTGGCTTTGATGAAGGAAGCAGCCGTATTGATGCGGTGCATGCCTGCCCCCCAGTTGAAAGCCTCAGATCCCCACAATGGCGGGAATACCGATTTGCCGTCAACTTTCTTGCCTTCGCCATTAGCGCCATGGCATATCTGGCAGCTTTCCGTATACACGGTTTTACCACGAATCGCATCAGGGGTGGTAGCCGGTTTTGCTACTTCCGGGTAGCCTGCGCCCTTTAATTTCGCGCCAACCGGTGCACCGGTTGCCAGCCAGTACGAATAAGTTACCAATGCCACCATCTCCGGGCTATCCGCCGCAGGTGCTTTACCGTTCATGCTGAATTTGAAGCAGCCTTGTATGCGCTCTTCGTAGGTGTTTACCTTGTTGTTCTTGGCGCGGTAAGCCGGATAGCGCACATAGGCACCCCATAATGGCGAGGAATCCGGTTTGCGGCCAGCTGCAAGGTGGCAGTTCACGCAGTTCATGCCGTTGCCGACATATTGCTTGGCGTAATGCTGGGTATCTTCAAAAATGTTTTTCCCTTGACGAACGATCTTTCCAAACTCATCGTTGGGAATACTGTCTTCGCTGGGTGGCGTAAATACAGGTGCGGTAGCCGGAACGGGTGCCGCTGTTTTGCTGGCGGCAGCCGTCATGCCCGAGATGGCGAACATAGCCAAAGCGATGGAGATTGCGATGGTGTTTTTCATTTTTGAGTTCCATTGGTTAAAGGTTGATTAGCAAGAAAGGCGGAAACAGCCTTGATCTGATCTGCCGATAATTTGCTGGCCACAGATTTCATCAAACCCACTGGATCATTGGCACGGGTACCTGATTTCCATGCCATAAGCTGATTGGTAATGTAGGTCGCAGACTGGCCTGTGATCGCCGGAAAGCTAGGGTCTATACCTTGGCCGTTTGCACCGTGGCATTGAAAACAGGCTGGAATTTCATGGTTCCAGTCGCCGCTGGTGGCGATGGCTTCACCTTTGCGTAACAATGCCGGATCGCCGCCTGCCGGTGTAATGGCGGGGATAGCTAGCGCGGCATAATAGGCTGCGATAACCTGTATTTCGCTATCCGAAAGCGCCTTGGCGATCGGTTGCATCAGTGGATTGTTACGCTTGCCGGATTGAAAATCATGTAACTGGTGCTTGATGTAGGCTTCGTTGAGACCAGCCAGACGAGGGAAACCGGCTGCAGGGGTGCCGCCGCCATCTGCACCATGACATGCTATGCAAGCGGTTGCGCCCTGTTTATTGCCTTGGGTGGTGATGGTCTGGGCAACATCATCGGCTTGCGCCAGGAGGGGTATGCAGGTGAGTGTGGCTAATAAGAAATGCTTCAAAATATACTCCTTGAAAACTGGGGTAGTGGTGAATAGGTTAGTTGTGTGGCTGTTGCATATTAGAATTAAATAATTATATTATTTAATTCTAATATTTATAGCGTATCGAAAATGCATAGTAATGCCATGGTTGGCAGGCATTTATGCAACAAAACAGGGATGAAGCAATTATAGCAATTCGAGTTGCCAAGATATCTGGTAGTTTTGGACTGGTGATTTGAACATGTCAGGGAGATGACGGGTGTCTGATGTTATATCAGGCACCCGAACAAACTAACGTACGGCAAGGCGCCATAATGAGGTGATTTCTGCTGCACGTGCGCGGTGCAATGGGTCAGTGTCAGCGCTGGCTTTGGGGTGGTGCGGCTTGATGTCCATGCGTTCCAGGACGGTTAATCCTGCCTGATCAATCAGCGCGAGTAATTCATCTCGTGTACGCAGCCCCAGATGCTCCGCAAAATCAGAGAGTATCAGCCAGCCTTCACCGGCGGGTTCCAGATGATCAGCTAATCCACTGAGGAATCCACGTAACATGCGGCTGTCGGGATCGTAGATGGCATGTTCGATTGCGGCATTGGGCCGTGCCGGTATCCAGGGTGGATTGCAGACTACCAGTGGAGCACGGCCGGGGGGGAAGAGATCCGCCTGCACGATGTCGATCTGATTGCTTAACCCTAGTCGTTTGATGTTGTCACGAGCGCAGGCCAGTGCACGGGGATCCTGATCGGTGGCGACAACATGCTTAACCCCGCGGCGAACCAGTAGTGCAGCCAGCACGCCGGTGCCGGTACCAATGTCGAATGCCAGTTCAGTCGCAGGCAGCGGTGCCGTTGCGATCAGTTCGATATATTCGCCGCGTACGGGTGAGTACACACCGTAATGCGGATGAATGCGCTCGCCAATTACGGGTATGTCTACGCCTTTTTTGCGCCATTCGTGCGCGCCGATCAAACCCTGCAATTCACGTAGCGAGACGACGGAAGCAGCCGTGCCAGCGCCATAAGCTTCAGTGCAGGCTGCGCGTACATCCGGTGCGCGGCGTAGCGGGATGGTGTAATTGGCATCAAGCGGTATTAGCAGCATTGCCAGCACACGGGCACGAAGCGACTGTGCCTGCCGATGCAGATTGAATGCCTCGGTTGGGGTAGTGGCTAGTCTGGGTGGTTTTTTGGATTTGTGTGGTGGGCGGTCTACGCGTCGCGCCAGTGCC
Coding sequences within:
- a CDS encoding c-type cytochrome, encoding MKNTIAISIALAMFAISGMTAAASKTAAPVPATAPVFTPPSEDSIPNDEFGKIVRQGKNIFEDTQHYAKQYVGNGMNCVNCHLAAGRKPDSSPLWGAYVRYPAYRAKNNKVNTYEERIQGCFKFSMNGKAPAADSPEMVALVTYSYWLATGAPVGAKLKGAGYPEVAKPATTPDAIRGKTVYTESCQICHGANGEGKKVDGKSVFPPLWGSEAFNWGAGMHRINTAASFIKANMPLSKGYSLTDQQAWDVATYVMSHERPQDPRFKGDIAQTKKDYHDENCKYGETVDGKVLGAPH
- a CDS encoding c-type cytochrome, giving the protein MKHFLLATLTCIPLLAQADDVAQTITTQGNKQGATACIACHGADGGGTPAAGFPRLAGLNEAYIKHQLHDFQSGKRNNPLMQPIAKALSDSEIQVIAAYYAALAIPAITPAGGDPALLRKGEAIATSGDWNHEIPACFQCHGANGQGIDPSFPAITGQSATYITNQLMAWKSGTRANDPVGLMKSVASKLSADQIKAVSAFLANQPLTNGTQK
- a CDS encoding methyltransferase, which encodes MTEAIINWIEAGKPCSAIWHSENKTPPPKRIVITDDTMAADTAYRLACEGTALLWRGDFQNARQLLQALARRVDRPPHKSKKPPRLATTPTEAFNLHRQAQSLRARVLAMLLIPLDANYTIPLRRAPDVRAACTEAYGAGTAASVVSLRELQGLIGAHEWRKKGVDIPVIGERIHPHYGVYSPVRGEYIELIATAPLPATELAFDIGTGTGVLAALLVRRGVKHVVATDQDPRALACARDNIKRLGLSNQIDIVQADLFPPGRAPLVVCNPPWIPARPNAAIEHAIYDPDSRMLRGFLSGLADHLEPAGEGWLILSDFAEHLGLRTRDELLALIDQAGLTVLERMDIKPHHPKASADTDPLHRARAAEITSLWRLAVR